One genomic window of Cygnus olor isolate bCygOlo1 chromosome 3, bCygOlo1.pri.v2, whole genome shotgun sequence includes the following:
- the LOC121068009 gene encoding uncharacterized protein LOC121068009, which translates to MVLYYHSAEVECVIADIEIPEATGYCDEENLYLAIPVFGLHQYWNLYLGAKLLNRHTALTNGYLAASNSTHLVLQIPLFAVGVTYEEVSFQKIKARFDVALKKVRTMETLQIFSVSCNFNSSAFISKLYKGSINKKICKSSHEFITNSLISSVCHPDGTIMISAQMKTVPAIDMSKTKLRDSSCKPKEYNKGHAFFMFHVTTCGTSVRVSPRPEQIHLLEVSVSPAFPLSLPCPSS; encoded by the exons ATGGTGCTCTATTACCATTCTGCAGAGGTGGAATGCGTGATTGCTGATATTG AAATACCAGAAGCAACTGGCTACTGCGATGAAGAAAACCTGTACCTAGCCATTCCCGTTTTTGGCCTGCACCAGTACTGGAACCTGTATCTTGGTGCCAAGCTTTTGAACCGGCACACAGCGCTCACAAATGGGTACCTTGCAGCTAGCAACTCTACCCACCTGGTCCTGCAAATACCTCTCTTTGCTGTGGGAGTTACCTATGAG GAAGTGtcctttcagaaaattaaagcaaggTTCGATGTTGCCCTAAAGAAAGTGAGAACTATGGAGACCTTGCAGATATTCTCCGTTAGCTGCAATTTTAATTCCTCGGCATTTATAAGTAAGTTGTACAAAGGATCAATCAACAAAAAGATCTGTAAGTCTTCCCATGAGTTTATAACCAACTCTCTGATTTCCTCAGTATGCCACCCAGATGGTACTATAATGATATCTGCCCAAATGAAGACAGTTCCTGCCATTGATATGAGTAAAACCAAACTAAGGGATAGCTCATGCAAGCCTAAAGAGTATAACAAAGGACATGCCTTCTTCATGTTCCATGTCACCACCTGTGGCACTTCAGTAAGGGTAAGCCCACGGCCAGAGCAAATACATCTGCTGGAAGTCTCTGTCTCTCCTGCATTTCCTCTTTCGttgccctgccccagctcctga